In the genome of Anabrus simplex isolate iqAnaSimp1 chromosome 6, ASM4041472v1, whole genome shotgun sequence, one region contains:
- the ATPsynF gene encoding putative ATP synthase subunit f, mitochondrial, protein MAFGDYPAEYNPKVHGPYDPARYYGKPDTPFGELKVGEVSGWLARRNKHPQAIAAACSRAFWRWQHKYVQPKRAGIAPFFHVLFGAMAFFYIINYGRTKQHRNYKYHW, encoded by the exons ATGGCGTTCGGGGATTATCCTGCAGAATATAACCCGAAAGTTCATGGGCCGTATGATCCAGCCCGCTATTATGGGAAAC CCGATACTCCATTTGGTGAACTGAAGGTAGGCGAAGTTAGCGGCTGGTTGGCTCGTCGAAATAAGCATCCACAAGCTATAGCCGCAGCTTGCAGTCGAG CATTTTGGAGATGGCAGCACAAATATGTCCAACCTAAAAGAGCTGGAATTGCTCCATTCTTTCATGTACTATTCGGTGCTATGGCATTCTTCTATATCATTAACTATGGCAGAACTA AGCAACATCGCAACTACAAGTACCATTGGTAA